One region of Bubalus kerabau isolate K-KA32 ecotype Philippines breed swamp buffalo chromosome 6, PCC_UOA_SB_1v2, whole genome shotgun sequence genomic DNA includes:
- the CDCP2 gene encoding CUB domain-containing protein 2, producing the protein MLVELVFCLLLAVALLGPDLRAQAMKGVKCGGVLSAPSGNFSSPNFPSLYPYNTECSWLIVVAEGSSVLLTFHAFDLEYHDTCSFDFLEIYNGASGDQGNLLGRFCGRVPPPPFTSSWHVMSVVFHSDKHVASRGFSAGYQKDVCGGVLTGLSGVLISPEYPNNYPNNVECHWVIRAAGPATVKLVFVDFQVEGSEQCTYDYVAVLGGPGPAQEHHYCGGARPPTLVSLGHELQVVFKSDFNIGGRGFKAYYFSGECQEVYTAVRGNFSSPQYPSSYPNNIRCHWTIRLPPGYRVKVFFLDLELEEPNSLTRTCDFDHLAAFDGASEEAPLLGNWCGHHLPPPVTSSHNQLLIVLHTDRSTTRRGFSVAYIGVVPMNVSCTRTDFQILISAQALAPLERTKVYLGSQSCAAQEMGSNFRIQARFDTCGTESQRRNNTSVIVSVLYIDFSAGGREDTHEYEVRCEPRRKEASAHLLSGSHWLRPYAATAEHLQEAPPRDQAESLEGPVAMVAQDTSDIVFLGLCILAGVLMVIAIVVLMLL; encoded by the exons ATGCTGGTGGAGCTGGTATTCTGTCTGCTGCTGGCAGTGGCATTGCTGGGCCCAGACCTCAGAGCCCAAGCCATGAAAG GTGTCAAATGTGGGGGTGTGCTCTCAGCACCTTCTGGAAACTTCTCCAGCCCCAACTTCCCCAGCCTCTACCCCTACAACACAGAGTGCAGCTGGCTGATCGTGGTGGCCGAGGGCTCCTCCGTGCTGCTCACCTTCCACGCCTTTGACTTGGAGTACCACGACACCTGCAGCTTCGACTTCCTGGAGATCTACAACGGCGCCTCCGGGGACCAGGGCAACCTGCTGGGGAGGTTCTGCGGCAGGGTGCCCCCGCCACCCTTCACCTCCTCCTGGCACGTCATGTCTGTGGTCTTCCACTCAGACAAGCACGTGGCCAGCCGCGGCTTCTCTGCGGGCTACCAGAAAG ATGTGTGTGGTGGTGTCCTGACTGGCCTTTCAGGGGTCCTCATCAGCCCCGAGTACCCCAACAACTACCCCAACAACGTGGAGTGCCACTGGGTGATCCGGGCCGCTGGCCCCGCCACCGTCAAGCTGGTGTTCGTGGACTTCCAGGTGGAGGGCAGTGAGCAGTGCACGTACGACTACGTGGCTGTGCTTGGGGGGCCCGGCCCCGCCCAGGAGCACCACTACTGCGGAGGTGCCAGGCCCCCCACACTTGTGTCCCTGGGCCACGAGCTGCAGGTGGTCTTCAAGTCTGACTTCAACATTGGAGGCCGCGGCTTCAAGGCCTACTACTTCTCAG GAGAATGCCAGGAGGTGTACACGGCAGTGCGGGGCAACTTCTCCAGCCCGCAGTACCCCAGCTCCTACCCCAACAACATCCGGTGCCACTGGACCATCCGCCTGCCTCCTGGCTACCGGGTCAAGGTGTTCTTCTTAGACCTGGAACTGGAGGAGCCCAACAGCCTGACGAGGACCTGCGACTTTGACCATCTAGCAGCCTTTGATGGGGCCAGTGAGGAGGCGCCTCTGCTGGGGAATTGGTGTGGCCACCACCTGCCACCCCCAGTCACCTCAAGCCACAACCAGCTCCTGATTGTGCTGCACACGGACCGTAGCACCACCCGCAGGGGCTTCTCTGTGGCCTACATTGGAG TGGTGCCCATGAACGTGAGCTGCACCCGCACCGACTTCCAGATCCTGATCTCTGCACAGGCGCTGGCCCCACTAGAACGGACCAAAgtctacctgggaagccagagctGTGCCGCCCAGGAGATGGGCAGCAACTTCCGGATCCAGGCCCGCTTTGACACCTGCGGCACTGAGTCTCAG AGAAGAAATAACACCTCAGTGATCGTCAGCGTGCTGTACATCGACTTCTCAGCCGGTGGGCGGGAGGACACCCATGAGTACGAGGTCCGCTGCGAGCCGCGCCGCAAGGAGGCCTCTGCGCACCTGCTGTCCGGCTCCCACTGGCTCAGGCCCTATGCTGCCACGGCCGAGCACCTTCAGGAGGCACCCCCCAGGGACCAGGCGGAGTCGCTAGAGGGCCCCGTGGCCATGGTGGCCCAGGACACCAGTGACATCGTCTTCCTGGGCCTTTGCATCCTGGCCGGAGTCCTCATGGTGATTGCCATCGTGGTCCTCATGCTGCTGTAG